GTGTACTCAAGGTACGTTCCAACGACATCGGTTAATATCTAAACCGATGGACACTACGTTAATTATACCGACAACCGGGCTCATGTGTTTCAATTATTTCGGTTTAGACCGAaagctatttatttatttttgattgtttttgttaataaacAGGACTCTGTTTTTGTATTGCTTTATTATTAGGTCCATATCGGTGACCATGTGGAAGTGCTAAGCAATGGATTATACAAGAGCGTCATTCACAAAGCTACTTTAAATGAAGAGAAGACGAGAATCTCCCTCGCGAGCTTGCATAGTTTGGGTATGGACGATAAAATGAGTGTACCGTACCAGTTGGTTAACAATGAAAACCCGGCTCGGTACAGAGAGAGCAGCTTTAACGATTTTCTTGCTTTTCTTGTCAAGAATGACATCTCTCAAGGGGAAAGGTTCATTGACACTCTTAGAATCAAGGACTGAtcgagttaaaaaaaaaaaaggactgaTCGAGTTATAGCACGTTGGTCAAGTGTAACAGGAAGAAAGACTAGTTTGGTTTGCTACGCGATCTATATAACACAGTTCATGTCCTCGTTCCTTTAGCCTGTGTGATAACGTGGACATTATAGAGATCAGAGgcatgcaatatatatatatgtgtgtgttaaATTGTAATGCCATAAATGCTGTTTTAATGAAATCGAAGCATTTCCTTCCCTATTCCCAAACTCACTGATACCGAAATATATACAAGCATCTAATTGTATCTCTCTGTCGAACATATTTAAAGATTAGAGAATCAATTGATTTTGAACAGAATGATTTTAcatgaaaatttgattttcatACTTTTGTGATAGTTTggaatcaataaaaaaaagaaaattaataatgtAAAATCATGAAACGATTGCAAGAGTTTAAAAACTGACGACGCTGCATGTATTTGACCTTTTTCGAAAATACAAATAGTACATCTTACCAAACAAAAGAGGCTAGCTGACATATACTAGTTTTAATTGCTTAGAACAAACCGTCGGTTTATAGAATCTACAGTTTAAAACAATTAAAGTGAATattcagaagaagaaaaaaacaattaattaaagTGACTTTATTAAttaggaaaaataaattaagctACATTTTGGTGGAACAAGCTAATTTATGTGGTATTATCTCCTACTTAAATGTGATTTCTTTGACAAACGactgtaaaatataaatattggaAAACCTCTAACAAATTATTTCTCAACCTACCAAGTTTACAAAACAGAAACGGCTGTCGAGGATATAAAGGATGTCTCTCAACACCTGTGCCAGATGGTGCTCCTCTCCTCTTTATTATCATAAGCTCATCTGATTATCATTTACACGTGTGCCTTCACATGCAATTTTAACCACTCGTGTGTTTTCTAATGTTtttcactctttaccatgtatACTGATTACTTATTAGTATTACTCACGGTTCAACAACACCAAAATCAAAACACCATtgccaaatattttaaattatattcgaTGTCATCTTAACGTTGATCAGCGTttctcaaaaagaaagaaaaacgttGATCGAGAGTAGTATATGACGGCATAATTTTTAGACGTATTTGAAAAGATTATCGAAATCGTTTCTTTAACCCTCTTCCGTTGCCGACTGGGCGTTAAGAAATTCTTCCACAGTATATATGTTCATGTCACAAAAATTAACTGTAACGTTAATATATGGGTTTGGCGTTTTTCATATCAAAAACTTTACAGAGggttaagttcaaaaaaaaaaaaaaaactttacagAGGGTAAAACCATTAAAAATATTCTCATTATTTCGGTTTTCCATCTATAaaatcccgtttcagtttcctaaattttaaatgttattcCTAAGATGAAATCTCTATagttctttttcttcatttcgaaattaatatgTATtagtccccccccccccccccccaaaaaaaaattcttcgatCACTGTAAAGAGAAAATGTTGAAGAGTGTAAATCCGATGACATTCTACGGCATCGGGGAGCAGCAGTTTCCTACTTTAGGGTACATCGTAAGCAAACCTGGCAATGCAGGAGCCTACGAGATCGACCCTCCTCTCCCGACCGTGAACGATGTCATCTACAGTTCAGATGAGTTCCGCATGTACGCTTACAAGATCAAACGTTGTCCTCGGACTCGTAGCCACGACTGGACGGAGTGTCCATACGCTCATCGTGGCGAGAAAGCCACACGCCGTGACCCTCGCCGTTACAGTTACTGCGCCGTTGCATGTCCGGCTTTCCGAAACGGTGCATGTCACCGTGGCGACACCTGCGAGTTCGCACACGGTGTGTTTGAGTACTGGCTCCACCCGGCGCGTTACCGGACGCGCGCATGCAACGCCGGAAACATGTGCCAGAGGAAAGTGTGTTTCTTTGCCCATGCGCCGGAGCAGCTCCGGCAATCTGAGGGAAAACATAGGTGCAGGTATGCGTATAGACCGGTAAGGACGACGGTGGCCAGAGGCAGAAACGGCGATGGTGTGGGGATAAGAGAAGACGGTGAAGACTTTGACACGTGGCAGTCTCCGGTGAAAAGCGGGGAAAGTGAGTTAGATATAAACGAGGAGAGGCTGTTGAAGTGTTGGAGTGGGATGAGCATTGTGGATGATCATTATGATCCGTCCGATTTGGATTTGAATTTGTCACATATTGATTGGATCTCAGCGTTGGTCGATTAAATGTATAAAAGACCAATGAATAAAGTCGATTTTATAATCTAGACGAAGACCAAAACGAGGGATGAGAGATCTTGACATCATGACATGACATGAATATGGTATAAATCCAGTTGTAATGATTACTTGTAATGTCGCAAAAAGAGTTATTTCTCCAAGCATGTAAACTGATTCTTGATCTTCTTTACTTTGTGTCTTATTAGAGCTCAAGAAattatccatatatatataggacaaGACTTGCGGTGAATTCTCTAATTCACTTTAACCTTCTAAACCAATTAAAATGCCATGGAggattaagtaaaaaaaaattagaaaaaaaaagaaaaacagttgaaaaaataaaaggcgtcggcttcttcttcttcttcatccccacATAAAAGATACAAAGATTTGTCAAGCTTTGAGTCTCTTATTATGTGCTTTCAAATACATTCTACaccctaaatccaaatcatataccctaaacccaaactgtaaaccctaaacccaaacccaaacccaaactgtaaaccctaaacccaaactcaattgtaaactctaaacccaaacctaatACATCTAAAtaaagtttagagtttacgatttgagtttaggatttagggtttagaaattgatgtatattattgtttatcTATCTCATAAGAGAACATGATTTGATTGGATTTCGAGAAGATAAAGTCGAAATTAGATTTGAAAGCACATAATTGGAGATTTAAACTTGACAAATAAAGCTTCATATCTTCTCtgtgaggatgaagaagaaagaagcagGGGCAATAGAGATCACTTTCTCTTCTTTGACAGCGaagtctttttatatttttttcacatatttttcttgtttttttttaattttatttcatttttaactaATCCTACGTGACACTTTAATTGGTGTAAAAAGTTGAAGTGAATTTAAGAATTCACTGCAGGGAGAGAACTCAAGttttgttcatatatatatatgtagccACATATTTTTCATCATTACATAGAACGTATTAATAAGAAGACTTTTTccttttaatttgataaaatctATAATTGATACACAATTAGTATATATGCTATATGTTTGGACAAGCTCGGCTAATTTCCCTTATCCTGGGGGTGCCGCGGGTGCAGGCGCCGCGGGTGCAGGTGCAGCTCCTCCTGCCGCAGGTGCCGCTCCACCCCCTGGTATACCATTGAGTAGATTTTTTAACCATCCTGGGATATTTCCGGACGATTGAGATCCTTTATTTCCAAATGTTCCAGAAAATGGTTTTCCTCCCCATGATCCTCCAAATCCACCTGAAAACTTAAACAGTTTCAATGGTGTTTGGGCTAACCGTGCCAACGAACTTCCTTCCGCTGTCCTATAAATCACACACAGAGGTTGCCAGTGAAAAGACAGCTAATCATttaactttaataaaaaaaaagtgtcgTAGCAACAATAAGGTTCAATTAATTCAAAAAGTAAATTTGTGGTAGTATGTAAAAAGGAACCTTAGACGCAAGAAGAAAGATAAttgaacaaaattttaaatttcgatTTGTTTTAGATGTGGGCAGCTAGTCGAACCCTGAGAAATCAAAATCATCACGAGCTACAATCACATTCAAAGGTGTGGTTTCTAATTATTTGTTTAATCTGATACCGAAAGCCTTGGCCAAAGGCTACTACGTCACGAATAAGCAAAATCTCGAGTTAATTTCAAAagaattttcttaatattactTGATGAGTCCCATGATGAGACTAATGGCGGTGATTCCGAGGGTGGCACCGGCCGTGACCCCAGAGGCTAGGAGAGTAGTGGCTATAGTGGCGGGAACAAGAATTGGACTGAATATGAGGAAAAACGGTGTGGATACAACTAATGCCACGGCTGAACCGGAGAGTGTTAGACCCGCAAAGACAAATAAGACTACGGAAGTCACGGAAGCAACAACAACCTTGATAACATCCAACAATGGG
This genomic stretch from Brassica napus cultivar Da-Ae chromosome C9, Da-Ae, whole genome shotgun sequence harbors:
- the LOC106449582 gene encoding oleosin-B2, with the translated sequence MFSFLSPLLDVIKVVVASVTSVVLFVFAGLTLSGSAVALVVSTPFFLIFSPILVPATIATTLLASGVTAGATLGITAISLIMGLIKTAEGSSLARLAQTPLKLFKFSGGFGGSWGGKPFSGTFGNKGSQSSGNIPGWLKNLLNGIPGGGAAPAAGGAAPAPAAPAPAAPPG
- the LOC106438377 gene encoding zinc finger CCCH domain-containing protein 54, which gives rise to MLKSVNPMTFYGIGEQQFPTLGYIVSKPGNAGAYEIDPPLPTVNDVIYSSDEFRMYAYKIKRCPRTRSHDWTECPYAHRGEKATRRDPRRYSYCAVACPAFRNGACHRGDTCEFAHGVFEYWLHPARYRTRACNAGNMCQRKVCFFAHAPEQLRQSEGKHRCRYAYRPVRTTVARGRNGDGVGIREDGEDFDTWQSPVKSGESELDINEERLLKCWSGMSIVDDHYDPSDLDLNLSHIDWISALVD